Proteins encoded together in one Psilocybe cubensis strain MGC-MH-2018 chromosome 8, whole genome shotgun sequence window:
- a CDS encoding FK506 binding protein proline rotamase rapamycin-binding protein has product MLSRLLATSASSARAGARLGSRYTSMRDFANTRPVQGVEITPISPGDGVNFPKKGDRVSIHYVGTFLDGKEFDSSRRRGSPLVTKIGVGSVIKGWDEGVPQLSLGQKAILTVSPDYAYGAGGYPPIIPPNSTLKFEVELIKIN; this is encoded by the exons ATGCTTTCGCGACTCCTTGCCACTTCTGCGTCCAGCGCACGCGCAGGCGCGCGCTTGGGGAGCCGGTACACGTCAATGCGTGATTTTGCTAACACTCGTCCTGTGCAGGGCGTCGAAATCACCCCCATCAGCCCCGGAGACGGTGTCAACTTCCCCAAGAAAGGCG ACAGGGTTTCTATCCACTATGTCGGCACTTTCCTCGACGGCAAGGAGTTTGACTCGAGCAGGAGGCG TGGCTCCCCATTGGTCACCAAAATCGGTGTTGGCAGCGTGATCAAGGGATGGGACGAGG GCGTTCCCCAGCTCTCCCTCGGCCAAAAGGCCATCCTCACCGTTTCCCCAGACTAC GCCTATGGCGCTGGTGGATACCCACCCATCATTCCTCCCAACTCGACTCTCAAGTTTGAAGTCGAGCTCATCAAGATCAACTAG